In Xanthomonas campestris pv. phormiicola, the DNA window ACGTAGATCGCGCAGTGGTCCAGCACCTGCAGCCGCGCCTTGGCGCCGGGATGCGGGATGGCGTGGTACAGCGTGGAGGCGGTGTACAGCAGCAGCAAGGCGACCCCGAACACGATCGCGCCGGCCAGTTGCCAGCCGTCGCCGTAGATCGCGGCCAGGGTGATCAGCACCGAGCTGCCGGCCAATGCGGCGATCGCGCCCAGGCCATGGGTCAGCGCGCTGGCCAGTTCGTCGCGCCAGTCCGTAGAAGGCGGCGCGTCGGCGTTCGTGAGCGAGGACCGCGGGTCTGCTTGCATGGCTCGAAACGGTACCGCAATTGCGAGCGGTTCGCATCCGTTGCGATGCGGCAATTGGCGCGCGGTTCACGCCCGCGCGCAGGTCGCTTCAGTGCGCCGCGTCAGTCCAGCGCGACGCTGTGCGCGTGCTCGCGGGTCGCGGCGAAGCGCACGTCCGGCGCGCGTTCCTGCGCCAGCTGCAGGTTGACCCGGGTCGGCGCCAGATAGACCAGTTCGCCGGCGCCGTCGATGCCGAGGTTCATCGCGTTCTTCTCGCGAAACTCCTCCAGCTTCTTCGGGTTGTCGCAGTGCACCCAGCGCGCGGTGACCACGCCGACCGGCTCGAAGCTGGCGTCCACGCCGTACTCGTCCTTGAGCCGGTAGGCGACCACTTCGAACTGCAGCACGCCGACCGCGCCCAGGATCAGGTCGTTGCTCATCAGCGGGCGGAAGAACTGGGTGGCGCCTTCCTCGGACAGCTGCGCCAGGCCCTTCTGCAGCTGCTTGAGCTTGAGCGGGTCGCGCAGCCGCGCGCGGCGGAACAGTTCCGGGGCGAAGTTGGGAATGCCGGTGAACGACAGCGCCTCGCCCTCGGTGAAGGTGTCGCCGATGGAGATGGTGCCGTGGTTGTGGATGCCGATGACGTCGCCGGGGTAGGCCTCGGCGGCGATCTCGCGGTCGCTGGCCATGAAGGTCAGCGCGTTGGCCAGCTTGGTGTCCTTGCCGGTGCGCACGTGCAGGGTCTTCATGCCGGCGCTGAAGCGGCCGGAACAGATGCGCATGAACGCGACCCGGTCGCGGTGCTGCGGGTCCATGTTGGCCTGGATCTTGAACACGAAGCCGGTCAGCTTCTCCTCGGTCGGCTGCACCGGGCGGCCGGTGGTGGCATGCACCTGCGGCGGCGGCGCGTGCTCGGCGAAGAAGTCCAGCAGCGGCTGCACGCCGAAGTTGTTGACGCCGGAGCCGAAGAACACCGGGGTCTGCTTGCCGGCGCGGTAGGCATCCAGGTCGAACGGATGGCTGGCGCCCTGCACCAGTTCCAGTTCCTCGCGCAGTTCGGCCAACATCTGCGCGCCGATGCGTTCGGCCAGGCCGGGCGCGTCCAGCGACGGGAAGATGGTCGAGTCCTGGCGGGTGAAGTTGCGGCCCTGTTCGTACAGGTGCACTTCGCCGCTGATCAGGTGCACCACGCCCTTCAGGCGCTGGCCCATGCCGATCGGCCAGGTCACCGGCGCGCACTGGATGCCGAGCACGGTCTCCACTTCGTCGAGCAGGTCGATCGGTTCCTTGCCTTCGCGGTCGAGCTTGTTGATGAAGGTCATGATCGGCGTGTCGCGCAGCCGGCACACTTCCATCAGCTTGATGGTGCGTTCTTCCACGCCCTTGGCCACGTCGATCACCATCAGCGCCGAGTCCACCGCGGTGAGCACGCGGTAGGTGTCCTCGCCGAAGTCGGCGTGGCCGGGGGTGTCGAGCAGGTTGATGATCTTGCCTTCGTACGGGAACTGCATCACCGACGAAGTCACCGAGATGCCGCGCTCCTTCTCCAGCGCCATCCAGTCGGACGTCGCATGGCGCGCGGCCTTGCGGCCCTTGACCGAGCCGGCCATCTGGATCGCGCCGCCGAACAGCAGCAGCTTTTCGGTCAGCGTGGTCTTGCCGGCGTCGGGGTGGGAAATGATGGCGAAGGTGCGGCGGCGCGCAGCTTCCTGGGTAACATCGGACATGGCAACGGCGCCCACTGGGCGATCACGGCTACAGGGAAGAGCGCAATTATAGCGCCGCGGCGCCGGGCACGGGCTGCGCGCCGTCCGCGGCGTCCTCGCTGCGCGGCAATTTGAGTTCGCCGAGCGCGCCGGCCATGCGGAACGGGATCGACTCCAGGCGCATGCCGCGGTTGACCTGCACCGCGAAGTGCAGGTGCGGCGCGGTGCTCAGGCCGGTATTGCCCGACAGCGCGAGGCGTTGCCCGGCAACGACGCGCTGGCCCGGCTGCACCGCCACGCCGCTCGGCGCCAGGTGCGCGTACAGCGCCATGCTGCCGTCGGCGTGGAGGATGCGCACGAAGTTGGCGCGGCCGCCGAAGGTCTCGCGGTCCAGTCCAGCCTCGGCGAAGCCCGCTTCCACCTGCATCACCGTGCCGCCGCGCGCGGCCAGCACCGGGGTGCCTTCGGCCAGGGCGAAATCCAGCGCGTAGTAGTTCTGCGCGTCGTGGTGGCTGAAGTGGCCGCCCACGCCCTGCTCGACGCGCACCGGCGCCGCGGTGAACGGCAAGCGGTACAGGGCATCCTGCGGCGTGGCGGCCGGGTCGCCGGGCACGGCCTCCAGGAGCAGGTCGAACGGGTTGGCGTAGCGTGGGTCGCGGGCGTACAGCCGCGACAGCAGCGCACTGCCGCGGGCGGGCAGCAGCGCGCGCAGCGGCAACGCCGGGACCGCGGCGAGGTTGTCGGCGCGGCGCGAGCGCAGCTGCACCTGCAGCGGCCCGTCCAGGCGGTTGTCGGCCCAGGCCTGTTGCCGTGGAGGTTGGCCATCCAGGCGCAACTGCGCCAGCGGCTGCTCGGTGCTCGCCGACGCCGGCAGCGGTTCGGGCGCCGCAGCGCGCTGCGGATCGGCCACGTGGTCGCCGTAGTGGGCGATGCCGTTGGCGTCCTTCCACGCATACAGCGTCCCGGCTGCGCCTGGGGTGGACGCGACACCCAGCGCCCAGGCGACCAGCAGTGGCCAGCGTGGCGCGGCGCGGAACGGAGCGATGGCGTGGTGGGCGGTGGCGGGGGCCGGGCACTGGCCGGGCATCGGGGCTCCTGGCGCCGGCGTGGGGAGCGCCGTCGCGGTGCGGAGTATGCGGCAGCCGCGATCCCGGCTTCCTTATATCGCTCCATCCGAATAAAGAGATTTGACAATGCCGAAAAACGCTGGCATCGTGGCGTCACCATCGAGACCGGCGGAGGGACAGGCCCTTTGATGCCGGGGCAGCCAGCGGACGCGCAAGCGACCGTGTAGGTGCCAAATCCTGCGGGGACCACCGCGTCCGCCGAAAGATGGTTCGATTCGTGCCTTCCGCACGTCGAACGCGAGCTCCGCGAAGCTCGATGGCCGTTCCTCCCCGGATACCGCCATGAGCCTCGTGAATACGCCAAACCGCC includes these proteins:
- a CDS encoding peptide chain release factor 3; its protein translation is MSDVTQEAARRRTFAIISHPDAGKTTLTEKLLLFGGAIQMAGSVKGRKAARHATSDWMALEKERGISVTSSVMQFPYEGKIINLLDTPGHADFGEDTYRVLTAVDSALMVIDVAKGVEERTIKLMEVCRLRDTPIMTFINKLDREGKEPIDLLDEVETVLGIQCAPVTWPIGMGQRLKGVVHLISGEVHLYEQGRNFTRQDSTIFPSLDAPGLAERIGAQMLAELREELELVQGASHPFDLDAYRAGKQTPVFFGSGVNNFGVQPLLDFFAEHAPPPQVHATTGRPVQPTEEKLTGFVFKIQANMDPQHRDRVAFMRICSGRFSAGMKTLHVRTGKDTKLANALTFMASDREIAAEAYPGDVIGIHNHGTISIGDTFTEGEALSFTGIPNFAPELFRRARLRDPLKLKQLQKGLAQLSEEGATQFFRPLMSNDLILGAVGVLQFEVVAYRLKDEYGVDASFEPVGVVTARWVHCDNPKKLEEFREKNAMNLGIDGAGELVYLAPTRVNLQLAQERAPDVRFAATREHAHSVALD
- a CDS encoding M23 family metallopeptidase: MLVAWALGVASTPGAAGTLYAWKDANGIAHYGDHVADPQRAAAPEPLPASASTEQPLAQLRLDGQPPRQQAWADNRLDGPLQVQLRSRRADNLAAVPALPLRALLPARGSALLSRLYARDPRYANPFDLLLEAVPGDPAATPQDALYRLPFTAAPVRVEQGVGGHFSHHDAQNYYALDFALAEGTPVLAARGGTVMQVEAGFAEAGLDRETFGGRANFVRILHADGSMALYAHLAPSGVAVQPGQRVVAGQRLALSGNTGLSTAPHLHFAVQVNRGMRLESIPFRMAGALGELKLPRSEDAADGAQPVPGAAAL